The genomic segment TATTCCAAGACTCTTTTTATAATGTATTGGGCATGCTCATCAAAATCGACATCTTCTTTACGCACATCCCAAAAAAGATGGGCTGAAAACATATTTATATATTCATTACCTGACATTCTTATACTTTATATATTATTTCAAGATTATACTAACTCTCTGCAAAAATAAAACTTTCTAATCAATAAGCCTTCATTATCACAATAAAAAACAGCCGGAACCACTCAAACTAAGTAATTCCGGCTGCGCCTAAAACAAAATAACCGCTGTTACCTGTCTTTATTATAAAAATGTCACTCTAAATTTGTAGAGGAGTCTCTTCTCTTACATACCACTGTTGGTGCCCCCAATTCTTCTCGTTCTAATACATCAATGATCCCCTCCTGTTCCAACTCGAAGAGTGCGGGATATACCCGCAGTTTGTCAGCACCGGAATTCCGAATGATATCCTCTACCCTAATTTCTCCTGAAAAGGAATTTATGTAGTCTATGATTTTCTGAGTATCAATAAGTTTATAATTTACATCCATTATATATATATTGTTTTTTATTCATTATATAATATCTCATATTGTTGTGCAATAACTTCCCACCGATAACGTCTTTGAGCAATCTCTATCATATTATTTGCATTTGATTGAAAAGTTGAATATGGCAATTCTAATAACTTTACTAAATCATCAACTGAAGAAAAATAATTAGCTTTTTGCTCTGTCGTTTCCCTATTATATATGACGTCAAAAGCCAATATCGGTTTTTGGAAGAACATAGCTTCTACCAACGAAGGATTAGTCCCCCCTGCACTATGCCCATGTATATAAAAAGAGCAATGACTTCTCAATACATTCAATATTTTCAAGTCATATATAGGAGATAATAGATGAATATTCTCGCAGTCAGCATAGGTTTCCAATAATTCTTTCCCATATAAACTTCTTTCCCAATTTCCGACAAAAACCAGTCTTTTACCGGATACTTTGAAAGCGTCTAATGTTATATGTACATTATTTTCCGGTTCTATTCTACAAAGTGAAAAAGAGTATTCTTCTCTTTTCAGTTCATATTTTTCTAATACTTCATTTTCAATATCCGAAATATCACACAACACATGATTACCTCCATAAGCTATCAATGCCGTTTTCTTGCCATACTCTTCCGCTACATAATCTTGAATGCCTTTATTATCTGCCACTATCACATCACCATACCTTAAGGCCATCTTCTCCGAAAACTTCAAAAAACGTCTTGTCCATTTTCCCCATTTGTCGCGCTTATGTTCCAAACCGTCAATATTGATAACTAAGCGTTTTCTGGAGAACAAGCGATATACAGGAAGGAAACAACAGCCGGACACTCCCAGAACAAGGATAACATCACTACTTCTTGTGGCCTTCAGCAAAGAGATAATATCATATAAGATACTCTGGCTTCCATTGGCATTCAACGGAATATACTTCAATTTTGCATTCTTATAAGAAAGAAGCTTTTGAGAGTAATTCTTACTACTGCAATAAATAATATAATGAATGTTTTTTGAAGAATTATCACCAATAATATTTTCTACTAAAGACTCAAAACCACCATAATTGGCAGGTACTCCGACCGTGCCTATAATTGAAACTTTAATCATTAATTAGCTGTAGGTATTTTAACATTACTTTATCAATCGAGAATCGTCTAACAGCCAACTCTCTACTTTTACGCCCCATCTCCAACATTTTTTCATCGGACAAATTACAAATAGAAAAGATTGCATCATACAGGCTCTCCACATCTTTAGGCTTTACTAAATACCCGTTTTCATTATTTATCACCATGTCTCTACAACCTTTGTTATTGGTAGTTACTATAACTTTCCCCATCGATATAGCCTCCATTAAAGATCTATTCATCCCTTCATTATAAAAAGAAGGAAGAACAAAACAATCACATTTTCCTAAAATAGATGGAATATCAGTCACTGTTCCTAAGTATTTTATGTATCCACACTTTTGATCTTTTAAAACGACACTTCTAGGCACTTTATGAGGATGATTAGTATCAAGATAACCAAGTAACAGAAATTCACTTTCTGGATAATGCTGCTTAATTCTCTTTGCAACTTCCACATATTCATAATATCCTTTATCGTATAATACTCTGGCAACCATTATAAACTTCCTATGATGATTTGGCTTATACTCTGTATCAGGACAATAATATTCCGTATCAACACCTTCACCGCCATCCAAAACAATCACCTGCGACGGATTAACAAATCTTTCAGAAATCAATGTTTGTTCATCCTCGCTATTTAGTAATAAAATCTTCTTTGCAAAAGAAAGTGACAGACGCATCAAAAGTAATGCAACACAATACTTAAATTTTTTCTTACTCCCAAATAATTCTCCAGTTCCTGCCAACATACCTACAGAAGGAATTGAGAGCAATCTCGCTATTATACTTCCATATAACACAGGCTTAGTGGTATAATGAAAGATGAACTCCGGCTTATACTTTTTATAAATTCGATATAAATCTTTTATATATATCGCTTCATTTATCAACCCCTGATTGGTTCTATCCAATTTAGGGTATACGTATTCTACTCCATACAATAAAGTATCTTCATCAATATCTTCATAAGGAGCGACAATAATAATTTCATGCCCTGCATTTTTCAGACCTTTAATAATTTTTCCTCTAAAATGCAATAAAGACCATAAATTATTGTCTGAAAATATTAATTTCATTTATTCCTAAGCATTACATATTTATATAGTTCCATCAATTTTTGATAATACACCTTATTATCAAACCTTTCTCTTGCCATTTTAATGGAGAACTTACATAATGATTCATACTCTTCAGTGCTCAAATCTTCTGCCCGCTTTAAAGCTTCTTTCAAGGACAGCTCATCCTTAGGATTATGTAAGAATCCATTTTTACCTTCAACTATTAATTCCGGAATCCCGCCAATATCACTTCCAATAACAGGAGTTCCCAAAGCTAAAGATTCTATTATAGACAAAGGATTATTTTCATACCATTCCGAAGGAACCATTGTGAATCGTGCAGCAGAAACAATATTAAGAAGTTTTTCTCCTGAGACGAATCCTAGAAACTCAATATTTGAAAGACCAAGCTTTTGTACATATTCCTTCAGTTCATCTTCAGCAATTCCTGTCCCCACTATTTTCAAACATAAGTGCGACTTTTTCCGAAAGACATCAATCAAAGTTTTAATACCTTTTTCATTGGAGAGTCGACCTAAATACAAATAACATCTTTCCTTACAACATACAGGAATTACGAATTTCTCATAATATTCCACATCTATCGAATTGTATATTTGGTAGCACTTCGAAGCAATCTGTGGGAAATATTCTATATGTTTCTTCTCAATAAACCGACTAACCATAACGAAAGCAGAAATATTCTTCTGGTAGTTATAAAAACGATCTCTTACAAAGCACTCAATTGAGGCTATTACACTCATTGTGAAACTTCCCTTAATGCATCGTTTTGAAATACATGATAATTTGAAAGTACTCATAGCACATCTTTCACAAACCCTAAGGTGCATATCGAGACAAGTGTAGGCAGGACACAATAATCTGAATTCATGTACACTTTGTATCATAGGAATCTGATGCTTGTGCAATACATCAATGATTGCATTACTCAAATTACCATAGAAAATGTGCAAATGGGCCACATCTGGATGAAAATCGTTTAAATAAGAATCTAATTGCCTGGCGACTTGGAGGTTGTAAATAAAATCACAAACGCCTTTCAGTTTTCCAATCAAGCCTTTTGCATTCCTCCAACTTTGGATACCTACAGCATATCCCTCACATAATTCTTCATTTTTCGGATCTGCAGTACTGAAGTACCTTACTTGATGACCATTCGCCTTAAGTAATTCTATTGTTACTTGATAGACTTTCTCAGAACCACCTTTAAGATAATTGTAATTGTTGATTTGTAGTATTTTCATTAGTTTGAGTAGTAACTAATTTATTGTGTACAATAGCAAGAAAAATCCAAAAGAAAACTGCAAAGGTTTTGACCACTACAATTTGATTAGCAAATGAAATAAATATAATTAAAAAAAATAACCACTTTACAATACAGCTATAGTCAAACTTTGAATCAGAATATCTTTTATTTGCTGTAGTCTTGAATAAATTATAGTATAAGTAAATTATAAGCATCAAACCAACAATACCATGATACACCAATAAAGCAATCCAGTAAACATCACCGAGAGCACTAATGTCACCATCCTCCGAAGCAGCCAACATTAAAACTGTATCTTGATAACTATTTACTTTATCAAGGACGACATAACCATCGCAGCCCACTCCCCAAAAAGTATCAATACTAAATTCTGAAATAAAATCCGGACCAGTCAAAGTTAACATTCCTAACCGACTCAATTTCGTATTCTCAATGATTTCATCAACAAAATACCAATATTGAATTATCAAGAATCCCAATATTAACACAACAATAAATATAAAAATCCATCTAATAATATATTTTTTTTGAGTTAGTTTAAAAAGGGCTATAATCACAAACGCAACAGTTGCAGTAGCCGAACCTGTTTTAAAAACCGGAAAAAAAAACAATATTGTCAATAATAATATTCGGGATTTAGCCTTGTAGACAAATATTGTATACAATATGAGTAAAACAAATGCAAAGTCAACTGTATTAGCAAAAACACCGGCATAATTCCCATTTTGTGTTTCTCTCAATCCTGTAGCAGTTTCTGGCAATATAGGTAAAAGTATCTCTGCTTTCTCACCTAGTGCAATACATATATATCCAACAAGAAGTAATATAATTGTTACAATTTTTAAATGCTTAATAATAGCATCATTTATATTAATATTCTTATTTATAGAAACAATGCTACAGGCCAAGGGAATATAACGAACTAAAGCTCCATAATGAGCCAAACACCCTCCTATGCTACCGTTATGCCTAGCATTACTTAACAGCAATAACGCAAGTATACATATACACAAAATCCAAAATTGCAATGTATCCACAAACATCTCTTTCGTATTAATCCTAAAAGATGGATTAGACAAGAACCACATTATCAGAGGTAATACATCAAAAGTCGCTAATAATATAAAACCTAATTCATTTGAAATTCCTATGTATTTAAACACAACACCGGCAAATAACATAACATAAATATAACCTATCAGTAACCGATAAGCCAATTTATACTTATTAAGGCTTAACATTGTAATTAATAACAGATTTATAAACGTCCTTTAAACGTTTCGAGAAGGCATAGAATTTCTCTCCCAATATTTTTCTAATTTTCAATTTAAATTTAACAGATTTAGGTAACCATGTACCTGCAAAATGATGAATACAATATGTATTTGAAGTGATATTGATTTCGCCGGTATGATATGATTTAGGCGAGAAGAATTCTTTGGGATATATCCAGATTCCACCAATATATTGCTCTGTGGATATGTTCCGGAGTCCTTTATTAACAAGTAAATCGGTCGTATATTCAACTACTGTTTTCAGATTCAATCCCCCATCAACACACTTAAAGTGCAATCCACTATACAACTCCAGGATTTCCGCATACAGGCCAAGCCCCGGATTACATCCCAGGCCAAGCCCCGGAGCGACAGCTAATGCAGTCGCTCCGGGCTTCGCTTCATTTTCACACCCCATAAACGCTCCACGTCCCACAAGGTCATCCATCGGTCGTATCACCTCCACATCCGTGTCGAAGTACAGCCCTCCATGATGATACAAGATATAAAAGCGGGCATAGTCGCTCACAAAGGCATATTTCCCTACCTCGTAGGCTTCACGAGTATAAGGAACAATATTTATATCAAAATTATCTTCATTCCACTCTTTTATTGTGTAGTCGGGCAGATACTTCTTCCATGACTCAATACACTTTACAGCCAGTGGCGGAAGTGGTTTTCTTCCGAACCAACAATAATGAATTATTTTAGGTATCATACAATTACATTTATGCAATTAATTTTTGAGCCAATCTTTAAAATTTAAAGCTATTTCCTCACGTTTATCACTCAATAGTGCGTTTACAGGGGAAAAATCAATTTCCGACAATAGAATATCCAAGTTATCTTTATAAATGCGAGATTTTAGTTTCAACATAGACAGAATATCATAAATTCTTCCATTCATGCGCACAAACGAACCTGCTAAAGGAATAACAATAAAAGGGGCATTCATTATAATACTAAATGCCATGCCATGAAAAGAATTGGTTATAACATATTTAGCATTCTCTATTAACTGAATCCAGTCTTCTATTGTAGGATATTCTTTTTTAAAGCTATCTACTCTTCCTTGACTTGAAACATATTTTACTTCCAAATTATATCTCGCGGCCCATTCAAAGACATCCTTAACATCAAAATCTATTTTATTTCCTAATAGATATAAAAAAATATAATCATTAACTGGTTTTGTCTGTGTAGACTTATACAGCAGTCTATAATCGTCCTTGGAAAGTAGAAAAGTAGGATCAAGAACCAATTGTACATCCTCTCTTCCCAATAGCTTACAAATATCGACTCCAGATTTTTCTCGAACAGTAACAACATCAAATTTAGAAAGATAAAATTTCAATATTTTAGAATTAGTTTTAGACAACTGAAATCCACCAAACGACGGTGCATAAGCTATACATTTTTTCCCTTTAGATACCCAATCTAAGAAATAGACAGGATCTATTCCTCCCCATACTTGGTCACTCCCAACAATATAAATATCAAAAGCAGGAGGAGTATGATATAATTCTTTCTTATTATAAATTAATGGTAAAGCCTTTATATATTGTTCTTTAAATTTAGAAAAACATCTAGGATGTTTTCTATTCTCTTCACTGGCAAGTTTTTCAAATTCCTTAAATTCTTGCCAAATTTTATCGTCCTTCTTGTTAAGAACTATAGATAATACCTTTCTAAGAATCTTATGAGGCAATGACAAAAGCCACAATAAATCTTTTCCATTTCTTGAAGCGTCATATTTTATTAAATAAGTTTCATGTCCCATGCTATTTAAATAAAATTGTAAAGCATAGCATTGGAGAACCTGTCC from the Bacteroides eggerthii genome contains:
- a CDS encoding DUF1972 domain-containing protein, translating into MIKVSIIGTVGVPANYGGFESLVENIIGDNSSKNIHYIIYCSSKNYSQKLLSYKNAKLKYIPLNANGSQSILYDIISLLKATRSSDVILVLGVSGCCFLPVYRLFSRKRLVINIDGLEHKRDKWGKWTRRFLKFSEKMALRYGDVIVADNKGIQDYVAEEYGKKTALIAYGGNHVLCDISDIENEVLEKYELKREEYSFSLCRIEPENNVHITLDAFKVSGKRLVFVGNWERSLYGKELLETYADCENIHLLSPIYDLKILNVLRSHCSFYIHGHSAGGTNPSLVEAMFFQKPILAFDVIYNRETTEQKANYFSSVDDLVKLLELPYSTFQSNANNMIEIAQRRYRWEVIAQQYEILYNE
- a CDS encoding glycosyltransferase family 4 protein: MKLIFSDNNLWSLLHFRGKIIKGLKNAGHEIIIVAPYEDIDEDTLLYGVEYVYPKLDRTNQGLINEAIYIKDLYRIYKKYKPEFIFHYTTKPVLYGSIIARLLSIPSVGMLAGTGELFGSKKKFKYCVALLLMRLSLSFAKKILLLNSEDEQTLISERFVNPSQVIVLDGGEGVDTEYYCPDTEYKPNHHRKFIMVARVLYDKGYYEYVEVAKRIKQHYPESEFLLLGYLDTNHPHKVPRSVVLKDQKCGYIKYLGTVTDIPSILGKCDCFVLPSFYNEGMNRSLMEAISMGKVIVTTNNKGCRDMVINNENGYLVKPKDVESLYDAIFSICNLSDEKMLEMGRKSRELAVRRFSIDKVMLKYLQLIND
- a CDS encoding glycosyltransferase family 4 protein, producing the protein MKILQINNYNYLKGGSEKVYQVTIELLKANGHQVRYFSTADPKNEELCEGYAVGIQSWRNAKGLIGKLKGVCDFIYNLQVARQLDSYLNDFHPDVAHLHIFYGNLSNAIIDVLHKHQIPMIQSVHEFRLLCPAYTCLDMHLRVCERCAMSTFKLSCISKRCIKGSFTMSVIASIECFVRDRFYNYQKNISAFVMVSRFIEKKHIEYFPQIASKCYQIYNSIDVEYYEKFVIPVCCKERCYLYLGRLSNEKGIKTLIDVFRKKSHLCLKIVGTGIAEDELKEYVQKLGLSNIEFLGFVSGEKLLNIVSAARFTMVPSEWYENNPLSIIESLALGTPVIGSDIGGIPELIVEGKNGFLHNPKDELSLKEALKRAEDLSTEEYESLCKFSIKMARERFDNKVYYQKLMELYKYVMLRNK
- a CDS encoding glycosyltransferase family 32 protein, with the protein product MIPKIIHYCWFGRKPLPPLAVKCIESWKKYLPDYTIKEWNEDNFDINIVPYTREAYEVGKYAFVSDYARFYILYHHGGLYFDTDVEVIRPMDDLVGRGAFMGCENEAKPGATALAVAPGLGLGCNPGLGLYAEILELYSGLHFKCVDGGLNLKTVVEYTTDLLVNKGLRNISTEQYIGGIWIYPKEFFSPKSYHTGEINITSNTYCIHHFAGTWLPKSVKFKLKIRKILGEKFYAFSKRLKDVYKSVINYNVKP
- a CDS encoding polysaccharide pyruvyl transferase family protein, which codes for MKIGVLTFCSTEDNYGQVLQCYALQFYLNSMGHETYLIKYDASRNGKDLLWLLSLPHKILRKVLSIVLNKKDDKIWQEFKEFEKLASEENRKHPRCFSKFKEQYIKALPLIYNKKELYHTPPAFDIYIVGSDQVWGGIDPVYFLDWVSKGKKCIAYAPSFGGFQLSKTNSKILKFYLSKFDVVTVREKSGVDICKLLGREDVQLVLDPTFLLSKDDYRLLYKSTQTKPVNDYIFLYLLGNKIDFDVKDVFEWAARYNLEVKYVSSQGRVDSFKKEYPTIEDWIQLIENAKYVITNSFHGMAFSIIMNAPFIVIPLAGSFVRMNGRIYDILSMLKLKSRIYKDNLDILLSEIDFSPVNALLSDKREEIALNFKDWLKN